Proteins encoded in a region of the Fundulus heteroclitus isolate FHET01 chromosome 2, MU-UCD_Fhet_4.1, whole genome shotgun sequence genome:
- the mterf2 gene encoding transcription termination factor 2, mitochondrial produces MLRLIATSLCLRCQHVPLLPSNPRACSTRSSAENQQTVEALYELSVDIQKVRKLKGWVLHQDPAYTKEVAGLLRDLGASSPVIAHILAVHPEAVLCNPEQLQAQQELWTSVCPNHRELLGVIEKFPASFFSASSHHENQRENITYFQSLNLNKRIVTKLMASAPQSFSRPVDQNRTMVGTLQQAYQELGGDEANMRPWLQKLLSQNPFVLLKPPEILRQNLVFLKDRGFTTAELLRLLSKLRGFVTELNPDSMRRTMAFSLETIGCSDAELREIILKCPALLYYPEATLAERFEGLLSAGISMPQITQTPTVLELTTQIVNHRIQRLKARGYDVSTGSLDVINGTKKDFEMSFGKLQLRRERPLFNPVAPLKGDD; encoded by the coding sequence ATGTTGCGCTTGATTGCAACATCCTTGTGCCTCCGATGTCAACATGTCCCACTTTTACCTTCAAACCCCAGGGCGTGCTCGACGCGCAGCTCTGCGGAGAATCAGCAGACTGTGGAAGCTCTTTATGAGCTCTCTGTGGACATCCAGAAAGTCAGGAAACTCAAAGGATGGGTGTTACATCAAGATCCAGCCTACACCAAGGAGGTGGCTGGCCTGCTGAGAGACCTGGGGGCCTCCAGCCCCGTCATCGCTCACATCTTGGCCGTCCACCCCGAGGCTGTCCTCTGCAATCCGGAGCAACTGCAGGCCCAGCAGGAGCTGTGGACGTCCGTCTGCCCGAACCACAGAGAGCTGCTGGGCGTCATTGAGAAATTCCCGGCTTCCTTCTTCAGCGCGTCCAGTCACCACGAGAACCAACGGGAAAACATCACTTACTTCCAGAGCCTAAACCTCAACAAGCGCATCGTCACCAAGCTCATGGCCAGCGCTCCGCAGAGCTTCAGCAGACCCGTGGACCAGAACCGGACGATGGTCGGCACCCTCCAGCAGGCCTACCAGGAGCTCGGTGGGGACGAGGCCAACATGAGACCatggctgcagaagctgctgagTCAGAACCCGTTTGTCCTACTGAAGCCGCCAGAGATCCTGAGGCAGAATCTGGTGTTCCTCAAAGACAGAGGGTTCACCACTGCGGAGCTCCTCCGTCTCCTGTCCAAACTCAGGGGCTTCGTCACCGAGCTGAATCCGGACAGCATGCGCCGGACCATGGCTTTCTCCCTGGAAACCATCGGCTGCTCCGACGCTGAGCTGAGGGAGATCATCCTCAAGTGTCCGGCACTGCTCTACTATCCAGAGGCTACCCTAGCGGAGCGTTTTGAGGGCCTGCTCAGCGCCGGGATCAGCATGCCTCAAATCACGCAGACTCCCACTGTGCTGGAGCTGACCACGCAGATCGTAAACCACCGCATCCAGCGACTGAAGGCCCGCGGCTACGACGTCAGCACAGGTAGTCTAGACGTCATAAACGGCACCAAGAAAGACTTCGAGATGAGCTTCGGGAAACTGCAGCTGCGCAGAGAGAGACCGCTTTTTAACCCCGTCGCTCCTTTAAAGGGAGATGACTGA